One genomic segment of Arachis duranensis cultivar V14167 chromosome 4, aradu.V14167.gnm2.J7QH, whole genome shotgun sequence includes these proteins:
- the LOC107483920 gene encoding oxysterol-binding protein-related protein 4C, with protein sequence MVSNGEKKETKIVLTKPMTLEGESDSDSDTYKAPNLLQRILSLFKNVRPGSDLSRFQVPAMFNLPKSQLQCYGESVYSTGMELIRECNRGQSPLDRLIAVMAWSISTTRPATFGVAPYNPILGETHHVSKGTLNILLEQVSHHPPVTALHATDEKENIEIIWCQRPIPKFYGTSIEAQVHGKRQLKLLNHGETYEMNCPHLLFRIIPVPAVDWIGKINIKCIETGLEVDLSYKSTPSFLGFGGNQKVVKGKILNSSTLNVLYEVDGHWNSTIKVKDTNNGKVKVIYDAKEVINGLQTPIVKDAESVWPTESAYVWSEVSEAIMKKEWEKAREAKHAVEERQRELSRERESKGQTWIPNHFLVSNTKEHGWDCSPIHNFVSNAPIIAQ encoded by the exons ATG GTAAGTAATGGGGAGAAGAAAGAGACCAAAATTGTGCTTACAAAGCCAATGACATTAGAAGGGGaatctgattctgattctgataCTTATAAAGCCCCTAATCTTTTGCAACGCATATTAAGTTTGTTTAAGAATGTGCGGCCAGGATCTGATCTCTCACGCTTTCAG GTGCCAGCAATGTTTAATTTGCCAAAGTCACAACTTCAGTGCTATGGTGAGTCAGTGTACAGCACAGGAATGGAGTTAATAAGAGAATGCAACAGAGGGCAGAGTCCATTGGATAGGTTGATAGCAGTGATGGCGTGGTCCATTTCTACCACTCGCCCTGCAACTTTTGGTGTTGCTCCCTATAATCCCATTCTTGGTGAGACTCATCATGTTTCTAAGGGAACTCTCAACATATTATTGGAACAG GTTTCACACCACCCTCCAGTAACTGCCCTTCATGCAacagatgaaaaagaaaacatagaaaTAATTTGGTGCCAGCGTCCTATCCCAAAATTTTATG GAACATCAATTGAAGCTCAAGTACATGGTAAACGGCAATTGAAGCTTTTGAATCATGGAGAAACATATGAAATGAATTGTCCTCATCTTTTATTCAGAATAATTCCAGTTCCTGCTGTTGATTGGATTggcaaaattaatataaaatgcaTAGAGACAGGACTTGAAGTTGATTTATCTTACAAATCAACTCCTTCTTTTCTTGGATTTGGTGGAAATCAGAAAGTGGTCAAAGGGAAGATCCTTAATTCATCAACTTTGAATGTTCTGTATGAAGTTGATGGTCATTGGAATAG tacaataaaagtaaaggaTACAAATAATGGAAAAGTGAAAGTGATATATGATGCAAAAGAAGTCATTAATGGGCTGCAAACACCAATTGTTAAGGATGCAGAG AGTGTGTGGCCAACCGAATCGGCTTATGTTTGGAGTGAAGTGAGTGAAGCCATAATGAAGAAAGAATGGGAGAAAGCAAGAGAAGCAAAGCATGCAGTGGAAGAGAGACAAAGGGAACTCTCAAGAGAAAGAGAGTCAAAGGGTCAAACATGGATTCCTAACCATTTTTTGGTGTCTAATACCAAAGAACATGGCTGGGACTGTTCACCTATACATAACTTTGTATCAAATGCCCCCATCATAGCACAATAA